One window of the Shewanella khirikhana genome contains the following:
- the mog gene encoding molybdopterin adenylyltransferase, with amino-acid sequence MAKARIGIVTVSDRASAGIYEDLSGQAIIDTLNAYLTSEWESVYRLIPDEQADIEATLIDLADNEQCCLVVTTGGTGPAKRDVTPEATEAVCHRMMPGFGELMRAESLKFVPTAILSRQTAGLRDDTLIVNLPGKPKSIRECLDAVFPAIPYCIDLMDGPYLECDESVIKPFRPKK; translated from the coding sequence ATGGCCAAAGCCAGAATCGGCATAGTGACCGTCAGTGACCGCGCCAGCGCCGGTATCTACGAAGATCTCTCGGGTCAAGCCATTATCGACACCCTAAATGCCTATCTCACCAGCGAATGGGAAAGCGTTTATCGCCTTATTCCCGATGAGCAGGCCGACATCGAAGCGACCCTGATTGATCTGGCCGACAACGAGCAATGCTGTCTGGTGGTCACGACTGGCGGCACAGGTCCTGCCAAGCGTGATGTGACTCCGGAAGCAACAGAAGCCGTGTGCCATAGGATGATGCCGGGCTTTGGCGAGCTGATGCGTGCCGAGTCACTGAAGTTTGTGCCAACGGCCATTTTGTCGCGCCAAACCGCCGGTCTCAGAGACGACACCCTGATAGTAAACCTGCCCGGCAAGCCCAAATCTATCCGTGAATGTCTGGATGCAGTGTTCCCGGCCATCCCTTATTGCATCGACCTGATGGACGGCCCTTATCTTGAATGCGATGAGTCGGTCATCAAGCCATTCAGACCCAAGAAGTAA
- a CDS encoding alpha/beta hydrolase-fold protein has translation MRRIITLLLGSLLSISALSPQVQAAEGPSSELLEVRSPLLGDEPATFTITLPANYGEDKTQKYVLMLDWHPRAQPLLAGMQDWMSHNGGWPWVETIVITPPNGHQGLGKLKSAAIETGDEALLDFVENSLLPAASAKYPNNGFKIVSGFTGNGGLVLHTLLRRPALFNGYIAISPVLSEDFAKVQSQAKTRLQSLDKSLAGKTRFLQISTSDSDFESGELDAFAEFETLLKAHAPESLKWQSLRLDGSYYMTQPVLGVAHGIEFVFDQVHKPLAADSAISQQGVAAILAYYQHLSRDVYGFEVSAEGALTALAKASLPDAPLQAMAVLTEASTALPTNHSLKFELATIQASQGKNAAAAKQLEQALTLTDHPFWQHHYQRMLTQLQASKEGEVIRLSLRQ, from the coding sequence ATGAGAAGAATCATCACCTTATTGCTTGGCAGCTTGCTGAGTATCAGTGCTTTATCGCCGCAGGTTCAGGCGGCAGAAGGCCCCTCGTCAGAGTTGCTTGAGGTTCGCTCACCACTGCTGGGGGACGAGCCCGCCACCTTCACCATCACCCTGCCTGCAAACTACGGCGAAGATAAAACCCAGAAATATGTGCTGATGCTCGACTGGCATCCCCGCGCGCAGCCGCTGCTGGCAGGAATGCAGGACTGGATGAGCCACAATGGCGGCTGGCCCTGGGTCGAAACCATAGTGATCACCCCGCCCAATGGCCATCAAGGTCTGGGTAAGCTTAAATCGGCGGCCATTGAAACCGGCGATGAAGCTCTGCTGGATTTCGTTGAAAACTCCCTGTTGCCCGCGGCTTCGGCCAAATACCCCAACAACGGCTTTAAGATAGTCAGCGGTTTTACCGGCAATGGCGGCCTGGTGCTGCATACATTGCTCAGGCGGCCAGCACTGTTCAACGGCTATATCGCCATCAGCCCTGTGCTGAGTGAAGACTTTGCCAAGGTGCAGTCACAGGCGAAAACTCGGCTGCAAAGCCTGGATAAGTCCCTCGCCGGTAAGACCCGCTTTTTGCAAATATCCACCAGTGACAGTGATTTCGAGAGTGGCGAACTGGACGCCTTCGCCGAGTTTGAAACCCTTCTCAAGGCCCATGCGCCAGAAAGCCTTAAATGGCAAAGCCTCAGACTCGACGGCAGTTATTACATGACCCAGCCGGTGCTGGGCGTTGCCCACGGCATCGAGTTTGTGTTCGACCAGGTGCATAAGCCACTCGCTGCCGACAGCGCCATCAGCCAGCAGGGCGTGGCGGCAATCCTTGCTTATTATCAGCATCTGTCCAGGGATGTGTATGGCTTTGAGGTCTCGGCGGAAGGCGCGCTCACGGCACTCGCCAAAGCCTCTTTGCCGGACGCCCCGCTGCAGGCCATGGCCGTGCTGACCGAGGCCTCCACCGCTTTGCCGACGAACCACAGCCTCAAGTTTGAGCTTGCCACCATTCAGGCATCCCAGGGTAAAAACGCTGCAGCTGCCAAGCAGCTCGAGCAGGCGTTAACTCTGACCGAC
- a CDS encoding HutD family protein: protein MPTHLVAATEFQTSTWSGGTSTQLWIYPKGASLAERDFDFRLSSAIVEASGPFSDFSGYDRLLIVLSGQMSLTVDGVKGAAELGADTAPFEFAGASQIHAELGSAAVEDFNLFVPGGVKKTAARHKLGPHQRWHQPDMPQALVYGIYLRQGYLIAGENLVDSEYPLIISSAPLNLLTEAPSDFIAFAIGHRQ from the coding sequence ATGCCGACCCATCTGGTTGCCGCCACAGAATTCCAGACCAGCACCTGGTCCGGGGGCACCAGCACCCAGCTGTGGATCTATCCCAAAGGCGCAAGCCTGGCGGAACGCGACTTCGATTTTCGTCTCAGCAGCGCCATAGTCGAGGCCTCAGGCCCTTTCAGTGATTTCAGCGGTTACGACCGACTGTTGATTGTGCTGAGCGGCCAGATGTCGCTCACGGTAGATGGGGTAAAGGGCGCCGCCGAACTTGGCGCCGACACCGCCCCCTTCGAATTTGCCGGAGCCAGCCAAATCCATGCCGAACTTGGCAGTGCCGCGGTGGAAGACTTTAATCTGTTTGTGCCCGGGGGCGTGAAAAAGACCGCCGCGCGCCACAAGCTTGGGCCGCATCAGCGCTGGCATCAGCCGGATATGCCCCAGGCGTTGGTGTATGGTATTTACCTGCGTCAGGGCTACCTGATTGCCGGTGAAAACCTGGTTGATAGTGAGTACCCACTTATCATTTCATCCGCGCCATTGAATCTATTGACCGAAGCTCCCAGCGATTTTATCGCCTTTGCCATTGGTCATCGCCAATAA
- a CDS encoding ABC transporter substrate-binding protein translates to MRHLFLLVMACFLFSCQPAPAPKIIVAINPWPGYEMLYLAEKKGFFTELGLNIELVQVATLSDAQRAYLSERVDGFTSTMIEAVQVEAFGGKPIKVVLAADYSNGGDVIVTRKEFSDLPALKGKTIGCEVSSLGIYVLTRALAAHGMLLDDVKVVNVEQGDGARLLASGAIDAMVTYPPYSMASLKSDEHHLVFTTREIPGEILDTLSLSAKVLESQPDLVPKLHQAWQKSLTYFQTHQEEAVAIMARREGIPPEDFIAAINDLYLLNEADQQRLFSDVAALENMARSVCTTLKHINALQGDCSHVIGMFTLPGAR, encoded by the coding sequence ATGAGACACCTCTTTCTGCTGGTGATGGCCTGTTTTCTGTTTAGCTGTCAGCCTGCGCCAGCACCCAAAATCATCGTGGCCATTAACCCATGGCCCGGCTACGAAATGTTGTATCTGGCTGAGAAAAAGGGCTTTTTCACCGAGCTTGGATTAAATATCGAGTTGGTGCAGGTGGCGACTTTATCGGATGCCCAGCGTGCTTACTTGTCGGAACGGGTTGATGGCTTTACCAGCACCATGATTGAAGCCGTGCAGGTAGAAGCCTTCGGCGGCAAGCCCATCAAGGTGGTGTTGGCGGCGGATTACTCCAACGGCGGTGATGTGATTGTCACCCGCAAGGAGTTCAGTGACTTGCCGGCACTGAAGGGGAAAACCATCGGCTGCGAGGTGAGTTCTCTCGGCATTTATGTCCTGACCCGCGCGCTGGCGGCACATGGTATGCTGCTTGATGACGTAAAGGTTGTGAATGTGGAGCAGGGCGATGGCGCGCGGCTGCTCGCCTCAGGCGCCATCGATGCCATGGTGACCTATCCCCCTTACTCGATGGCCTCGCTGAAAAGTGATGAGCACCACTTGGTGTTTACTACCCGCGAGATCCCCGGCGAAATCCTCGATACCCTGTCGTTGTCGGCTAAGGTGCTGGAATCACAGCCGGATCTGGTGCCCAAGTTGCATCAGGCATGGCAAAAATCACTCACCTATTTTCAAACTCATCAGGAAGAAGCCGTTGCCATAATGGCGCGCCGCGAAGGCATTCCACCAGAAGACTTCATCGCTGCCATTAACGATTTGTACCTGTTGAATGAGGCCGACCAGCAAAGGCTTTTCAGCGATGTGGCGGCGCTCGAAAACATGGCGCGCTCGGTGTGCACCACCCTTAAGCACATCAATGCCCTGCAAGGGGATTGCAGTCACGTGATTGGAATGTTTACCTTACCCGGAGCCAGGTAA
- a CDS encoding NlpC/P60 family protein, producing the protein MSWMTQIFRLLLLGGCLWLVGCSSKPELPAAPAQAQVSSNGLSAERLLWLYADWEGVPYRLGGMSKKGIDCSGFTLLVYRDLAAKALPRTVEEQLELGEPVAKGKQRPGDLIFFKTGWSTRHVGVSLGDQRFVHASTSQGVMISSLTNSYWKQKFWQIRRYDNR; encoded by the coding sequence ATGTCATGGATGACACAGATATTTCGCCTGTTGCTGCTTGGGGGTTGCCTGTGGCTGGTGGGCTGTAGCTCAAAGCCGGAGCTGCCCGCTGCCCCGGCCCAAGCCCAAGTCAGCAGCAATGGCCTCAGCGCCGAGCGGCTGCTGTGGCTTTATGCTGACTGGGAGGGGGTGCCATATCGTCTCGGCGGCATGAGCAAAAAGGGGATAGACTGCTCCGGTTTTACCTTGCTGGTGTACCGGGATCTGGCGGCCAAAGCATTGCCGCGCACGGTGGAAGAACAACTTGAACTGGGCGAACCTGTGGCCAAGGGCAAGCAGCGCCCCGGCGACCTTATCTTCTTCAAAACCGGTTGGAGTACCCGCCATGTGGGGGTGTCTCTGGGCGACCAGCGTTTTGTGCACGCCTCCACCAGTCAGGGGGTGATGATTTCATCCCTCACCAACAGCTACTGGAAGCAGAAGTTCTGGCAAATCCGCCGTTACGACAACCGCTGA
- a CDS encoding hybrid sensor histidine kinase/response regulator: MVGFSGKGRKSLGYKLNVATAFLAVVVCLLVSLYYQADMRERIKDQARHEMVDLLNSLNLALETRASRTDLQRVVLALSTKESITRMSLVSEDRIVADNHSEYLGRTVAEVYGDNIRKLIGDALTQSNNVELHMMDGIFHQSSRLYLISPEVQRLRPYALYVAYNTAPLEVEARADLIEFVVIQSLGFLLLLGINTLVQQRVVLAPISAIRRQIVADHQREISLESDDEFGLLVDSYNASIKQRIAQEKELEDSRRYIDAVTNVIPVQLAYVDASRCYRFINKRYLQWLEKSEEEVLGHLVADVLPAPIEELVRPYQQRVLEGQQQVFESDIERSGEEVRYIQATYVPDFNGEGEVVGFFACIEDLSRIKANERKIESYAQELEFNNWALMDAREKAEAASRSKADFLACMSHEIRTPMNGVIGILSLLGRTELSIQQRHYVSVASSSAESLLTLLNDILDFSKIESGKFEIEEIPFDLVKLLDEFVQPLAIRAEDKGLKMLLDVSGIHVRWVRGDPSRLRQVLVNLVGNAIKFTEMGWIAIRVQAQREASSGLRLDVSIEDTGIGIPKDKQDQLFSPFTQADSSTTRHFGGTGLGLSIARRLCELMDGDIKVISAEDAGSTFKFHIHLKPDVANHSRSWPPVLPCGRVFMAGELGASERMLMELFSGWKLQVKSFNGREGLEASLGLQESDWLIYSVPQHLASINAELDWLSDLGQQQHCQVLAVISHQQQLSLQADAQPKCQFICRPPQTLALVDILSGGGVEEEHRFETAERHFEDSAQILLVEDNKVNQMVALGMLRNLGLHHVDVAFNGLEALSALQHKNYDIILMDCLMPEMDGYQATVAIRLGDAGEQCKDIPIIAMTANAMKGDKEQCLEAGMNDYVAKPLEIGVLSEVLQRYLSAQHMQPSDEEGEVLVTPEELFDRHCALQLMSGDEQLLGDILTVFVEEMMVYREAFETAMDRKDFAAVRTAVHSIKGAASNLCMGPLAAVAKEMEVAARNLQWEFLADNRERFLATLQDTLEQSQVQSA, from the coding sequence ATGGTTGGATTTTCCGGCAAAGGGCGCAAGAGCCTGGGCTACAAGCTGAATGTAGCCACGGCCTTTTTGGCGGTGGTGGTGTGCCTGCTGGTGTCGTTGTATTACCAGGCCGATATGCGGGAGCGTATTAAAGATCAGGCCCGCCATGAGATGGTGGACTTGCTCAACAGCTTGAATCTGGCGCTGGAAACCCGGGCCAGCCGCACCGATTTACAACGGGTGGTGCTGGCACTTTCCACCAAGGAGTCCATCACCCGCATGAGCCTTGTCAGCGAAGACCGAATTGTCGCTGACAATCACTCAGAGTACCTGGGCCGCACCGTGGCCGAAGTCTATGGCGACAATATCCGCAAGCTTATCGGCGATGCCCTGACCCAATCCAATAATGTTGAGTTGCATATGATGGATGGCATCTTCCATCAAAGCTCGAGGCTATATCTTATCTCCCCCGAAGTGCAGCGGCTCAGGCCATACGCGCTCTATGTGGCCTACAACACAGCGCCGCTGGAGGTGGAGGCACGCGCCGACCTGATTGAATTTGTAGTGATCCAGAGTTTGGGCTTTTTGTTGCTGCTCGGCATTAATACCCTGGTGCAGCAGCGGGTGGTGCTGGCGCCGATCAGCGCCATTCGCAGGCAGATAGTCGCCGATCACCAGCGGGAGATTTCGCTTGAGTCCGATGATGAGTTCGGGCTTTTGGTCGATAGTTACAATGCTTCCATCAAGCAGCGGATTGCCCAGGAAAAGGAGCTGGAAGATTCCCGGCGCTACATCGATGCGGTGACCAACGTGATCCCGGTGCAACTGGCCTATGTAGACGCCAGCCGCTGTTACCGCTTTATCAACAAGCGGTATCTGCAATGGCTTGAAAAATCGGAAGAAGAAGTGCTTGGGCATTTGGTGGCTGATGTGTTGCCTGCCCCCATCGAAGAGCTGGTTCGCCCTTATCAGCAGCGGGTACTGGAAGGCCAGCAGCAGGTGTTTGAATCAGATATTGAGCGAAGTGGTGAGGAAGTTCGTTATATTCAGGCAACTTATGTGCCTGATTTTAATGGCGAAGGTGAGGTGGTTGGCTTTTTTGCCTGTATCGAGGACTTAAGCCGTATCAAGGCCAATGAGCGCAAAATTGAAAGTTATGCCCAGGAGCTGGAATTCAACAACTGGGCCTTGATGGATGCCCGGGAGAAGGCCGAGGCGGCATCGCGCTCCAAGGCCGATTTTCTGGCCTGTATGAGCCATGAAATCCGCACCCCCATGAACGGCGTGATTGGCATTTTGTCGCTGCTGGGGCGCACTGAACTGTCGATTCAGCAGCGTCATTACGTGTCTGTCGCTTCCTCCAGCGCCGAGTCGTTGCTGACCCTGCTCAACGATATTCTCGACTTCTCCAAAATTGAATCCGGCAAGTTTGAGATTGAAGAAATTCCCTTTGATCTGGTTAAGCTTTTGGATGAGTTTGTGCAGCCGCTGGCAATACGCGCTGAAGATAAAGGGCTGAAAATGCTGCTGGATGTTTCCGGCATTCATGTGCGCTGGGTGCGTGGCGATCCGAGCCGTTTGCGGCAGGTGCTGGTAAACCTGGTGGGCAACGCCATCAAGTTTACCGAGATGGGCTGGATTGCCATCCGGGTGCAGGCGCAGCGCGAGGCCTCCAGTGGCTTGCGGCTCGATGTGAGCATTGAAGATACCGGCATAGGTATCCCCAAAGATAAACAGGATCAATTGTTTTCTCCCTTCACCCAGGCCGACTCATCCACCACCCGCCACTTTGGCGGCACCGGGCTGGGCTTGTCGATTGCCCGGCGGCTGTGCGAGCTGATGGATGGCGATATCAAGGTGATCAGCGCCGAAGATGCCGGCAGTACGTTCAAGTTCCATATTCACCTCAAGCCGGACGTGGCCAATCATAGTCGCAGCTGGCCGCCGGTATTGCCCTGTGGTCGGGTGTTTATGGCGGGAGAGCTGGGGGCCTCCGAGCGGATGCTGATGGAGCTTTTCAGCGGCTGGAAATTGCAGGTGAAGTCGTTCAATGGCCGCGAAGGCCTGGAAGCCAGCCTGGGGCTGCAGGAATCTGACTGGCTGATCTATTCAGTGCCGCAGCATTTGGCATCCATTAATGCCGAGCTGGACTGGTTGTCGGATCTTGGTCAACAGCAGCACTGTCAGGTTCTGGCGGTGATTTCCCATCAGCAGCAGCTGAGTTTACAGGCCGATGCTCAGCCCAAGTGCCAGTTTATCTGTCGTCCGCCGCAAACCCTGGCGCTGGTGGATATTCTGAGTGGTGGCGGCGTTGAAGAAGAGCACAGATTCGAAACTGCCGAGCGGCACTTTGAAGACTCGGCGCAAATCCTGCTGGTGGAAGATAACAAGGTAAACCAGATGGTGGCACTGGGGATGCTGCGAAATCTTGGGCTGCATCATGTGGACGTTGCCTTCAATGGCCTCGAGGCGCTGTCGGCGCTGCAACACAAAAACTACGACATCATACTGATGGATTGCCTGATGCCGGAAATGGATGGCTATCAGGCCACGGTGGCGATTCGCCTGGGCGATGCCGGTGAGCAGTGTAAAGACATCCCGATTATCGCCATGACCGCCAACGCCATGAAAGGCGATAAAGAGCAGTGTCTGGAGGCCGGCATGAACGACTATGTCGCCAAGCCGCTGGAAATCGGTGTCTTGAGTGAGGTGTTGCAGCGTTACCTGAGCGCACAGCATATGCAGCCATCCGATGAAGAGGGCGAGGTGCTGGTGACGCCGGAAGAGTTGTTTGACCGGCACTGCGCGCTGCAATTGATGTCAGGCGATGAGCAGTTGCTGGGCGACATTCTCACGGTGTTTGTTGAAGAAATGATGGTGTACCGCGAGGCCTTTGAAACTGCCATGGATCGCAAAGACTTCGCCGCCGTGCGCACCGCAGTGCACTCCATTAAAGGCGCGGCCAGCAATCTGTGCATGGGGCCACTGGCTGCGGTGGCCAAGGAAATGGAAGTTGCTGCCCGTAATCTGCAATGGGAGTTTTTGGCTGATAATCGCGAGCGCTTCCTGGCGACATTGCAGGATACCCTGGAGCAAAGTCAGGTTCAGTCTGCCTGA
- the pbpG gene encoding D-alanyl-D-alanine endopeptidase: protein MAAPGAFGASKSETSKQELASYSAMLVDTKTNEVLYSSNPEAVMPIASVSKLMTAMVTLDAKLSLKEKLTVTVAENPEMKNVYSRIRLGSTLSRKDAMLLTLMSSENRAATTLAHHYPGGYKAFVKAMNAKAKALGMSNSHFVEPTGLSEKNVSTAADLVKLLQAARSYPLLGELSSTPSKSVTFGKPRYSLAFYNTNRLVNKDSWDINLTKTGYTDAAGHCLVMLTRMAKRDVAFVVLDSFGKQTHLGDAGRLKKWLETGKVSPIPASAKTYKEQRTRERKGNNKA, encoded by the coding sequence ATGGCCGCTCCCGGCGCCTTTGGCGCCAGCAAATCTGAGACCAGCAAGCAGGAACTGGCCTCCTACAGCGCCATGTTGGTCGATACCAAAACCAACGAAGTGCTCTATTCCAGCAATCCCGAGGCTGTGATGCCCATTGCCTCGGTCTCCAAACTCATGACCGCCATGGTCACTCTGGATGCCAAGCTCTCCCTCAAAGAGAAGCTCACAGTCACCGTTGCCGAAAATCCCGAGATGAAGAATGTGTATTCCCGCATTCGCCTCGGCAGTACCTTAAGCCGCAAAGACGCCATGCTGCTCACCCTGATGTCGTCGGAGAATCGCGCCGCCACGACCCTGGCCCATCATTATCCCGGTGGATACAAGGCCTTTGTGAAAGCCATGAACGCCAAGGCCAAGGCGCTGGGCATGAGCAACAGCCACTTTGTTGAGCCCACCGGCCTGTCGGAGAAAAACGTATCTACGGCCGCGGATCTGGTGAAGTTGCTGCAGGCGGCCCGCAGTTATCCGCTGCTGGGCGAGCTGTCGTCTACCCCCAGTAAGTCAGTCACCTTTGGCAAACCCAGATACAGTCTGGCGTTTTACAACACCAACCGTCTGGTCAACAAAGACAGCTGGGATATCAATCTCACCAAGACCGGCTACACAGACGCCGCTGGCCACTGTTTGGTTATGCTAACCCGCATGGCCAAGCGGGATGTGGCCTTTGTGGTGCTGGACTCCTTTGGTAAACAAACCCATCTGGGCGATGCTGGCCGCCTGAAAAAGTGGCTAGAAACCGGCAAAGTCAGTCCAATCCCGGCATCGGCCAAAACCTATAAAGAACAACGCACCCGCGAACGCAAAGGTAATAACAAGGCTTAA
- a CDS encoding GNAT family N-acetyltransferase — translation MEDIVHDQQQQAFLLGHQGVEARLEYQRRGDAIDFSRTFVPPELRGQGLAERLVRFGLDWARQQGLDIHASCWYVQKFL, via the coding sequence ATGGAAGACATAGTGCACGATCAACAGCAACAGGCGTTTTTGCTTGGCCACCAGGGAGTGGAAGCCAGGCTTGAATATCAGCGCCGTGGCGATGCCATCGACTTCAGTCGCACCTTTGTGCCCCCGGAGCTGCGGGGTCAGGGGCTGGCCGAGCGCTTGGTGCGTTTCGGACTGGACTGGGCCAGGCAGCAAGGACTCGACATCCACGCCAGCTGCTGGTACGTTCAAAAATTCCTGTAG
- the mtnC gene encoding acireductone synthase produces MGIRAIVVDTAGTTTDLNFIQETLFPYSAKVMAEFLTEQQHNPLVDYCMSDVRDIALEPDADVARVAEILVQWIAEDRKVTPLKTLQGLIWKQGYGKGEFKGHIYPDFIEAIKRYRAQGLRVYSFSSGSVDAQKLLFGHSDGGDLTELFNGHFDTRTGNKLDKQAYCNIVNTISLTPRQILFVSDLVDELKAAEAAGMITCQMVRDSAIRTGKYRIIQNFDELAFD; encoded by the coding sequence ATGGGTATCAGAGCCATAGTCGTAGACACCGCCGGCACCACCACGGATCTCAACTTTATTCAGGAAACCCTGTTCCCTTACTCCGCTAAGGTGATGGCCGAGTTCCTGACCGAGCAGCAGCACAATCCACTGGTGGATTACTGCATGAGCGATGTGCGTGATATCGCGCTGGAGCCCGATGCCGACGTAGCCCGGGTGGCCGAGATTTTAGTGCAGTGGATTGCCGAAGACCGCAAAGTCACTCCGCTGAAAACCCTGCAGGGCCTGATCTGGAAACAGGGCTATGGCAAGGGTGAATTCAAAGGCCATATCTACCCCGACTTCATCGAAGCCATTAAACGCTACCGAGCTCAGGGCTTGCGGGTGTACAGCTTTTCCTCGGGTTCTGTCGATGCGCAAAAACTGCTGTTTGGCCACAGTGACGGCGGCGATCTGACCGAGCTGTTCAACGGCCACTTTGACACCCGCACCGGCAACAAGCTGGACAAACAGGCCTACTGCAACATAGTCAACACCATCAGCCTGACACCAAGGCAGATCCTGTTTGTGTCGGATCTGGTAGACGAACTCAAGGCCGCCGAGGCTGCCGGTATGATCACCTGCCAAATGGTGCGCGACAGCGCCATTCGCACTGGCAAATACCGCATCATCCAAAACTTTGATGAGCTGGCCTTCGACTGA
- a CDS encoding acyl-CoA thioesterase codes for MQNYSDKHPHISHIPVAWGEMDALQHVNNVAYFRYFETARIDFFGRFFPLDNMYRQGLGPVISENQARYKRPVTYPDTLQVGVWVSDVHPDRFTLHYEVFSEAQQAITTTGTSVAVMFDFKLGRKADMPSEMLALLKNLQQSEPS; via the coding sequence ATGCAAAACTATTCCGACAAGCATCCCCACATCAGCCATATCCCTGTTGCCTGGGGGGAAATGGATGCCCTGCAGCACGTTAACAATGTGGCCTATTTCCGCTATTTCGAGACCGCCCGTATCGATTTTTTCGGTCGCTTCTTCCCACTGGACAACATGTATCGCCAGGGGCTTGGGCCGGTTATCAGCGAAAATCAGGCCAGATACAAACGCCCCGTAACCTATCCCGACACCCTGCAAGTGGGCGTGTGGGTGTCGGACGTACACCCGGACCGCTTCACCCTGCACTACGAAGTGTTCAGCGAAGCCCAGCAGGCCATTACCACCACAGGCACTTCCGTTGCGGTCATGTTCGACTTCAAACTGGGACGCAAAGCCGATATGCCGTCCGAAATGCTGGCCTTGCTCAAAAATCTTCAGCAAAGCGAACCTAGCTGA